From one Solanum lycopersicum chromosome 12, SLM_r2.1 genomic stretch:
- the LOC101245143 gene encoding receptor-like protein Cf-9: MGYRKFLFLLFVCFCQFSFSSSIPHLCHKDQSTALLKFKKTLTVDSSLVTCSSYSYTSSWNRSRDCCSWDGVICDEMTGHVIQLNLSCSGLVGKIDSNSSLFQLSHLQRLDLSSNNFSNSHISPEFGRFSSLTLLDLSDSYFSGHIPSEISHLSQLQSLHLSPSFETILRLTAHDLTLLLQNLTQLRELDLTSINISSTIPPNFSSHLTTLRMGNTGLYGIIPESIFHLPNLETLVLQNNNQLTGYFPKTKWNSSASLIELDLSGVNFSDNLPESIGYLTSVHSLSLKNCKLRGPIPESLLNLTRIEDLDLQYNSLNGTIPSGMFSLPSLSRLVLSNNQFSGQFEDFNSNSLIWIDLSNNQLQGPLPKLIQNHVNLTGLILSFNNFSGHVDVSLFADLKQLYYLDLSYNHISLTNENKHNVTLPGSLMSLQLAACEVKELEFLRSAKLLWHLDLSNNRIQGRIPDWAWSNWMFSLQRLNLSHNMLQGVDSIPLLSIEAIDLRSNLLQGSLPIPPISTRFFFISRNNLSEEIPSDICNLTSLVMLDLARNNLKGEIPQCLGYISSLEVLDMHHNILSGTLPTTFRIGSALKSFNFRGNKLEGKIPQSLTNCKQLDVLDLGDNNLNDTFPVWLGTLPKLKVLSLRSNKLHGSIKTLPTGNMFPQLRILDLSSNAFTKSLPTSLLQHLKAMRTVDQTMNAPSDEGNRYYQDSVALVTKGLELEVVRILFLYTTVDLSNNKFEGYIPSIMGDLIALRVLNLSHNGLQGHIPSSLGSLSSVESLDLSGNHLVGEIPAQFASLTSLEVLNLSYNHLEGCIPQGKQFHTFENNSYEGNDRLRGFPLSEGCGNDSETNDTTSGLDDEENDSEFLNDFWKAALMGYGSGLCIGLSIIYIMFSTGNPRWLARIIVELEHKIMMGRRKKQQKQRSDKRRNNSLA; the protein is encoded by the coding sequence ATGGGATACAGAAAATTCTTATTTCTGCTCTTTGTCTGTTTTTGTCagttttcattttcttcatctATACCTCATCTGTGCCACAAAGATCAAAGCACCGCtcttttaaaattcaagaaaacacTCACAGTAGATTCCTCATTAGTTACGTGTAGTTCCTACTCTTATACGAGTTCATGGAATAGGAGCAGAGATTGTTGCTCATGGGATGGAGTCATATGTGATGAAATGACTGGCCATGTGATTCAACTTAATCTCAGTTGCAGTGGTCTTGTAGGAAAGATTGACTCCAATAGCAGTCTCTTCCAACTCTCTCATCTTCAAAGGCTCGACCTTTCTTCTAATAACTTCTCTAATTCTCACATCTCGCCTGAATTTGGAAGGTTCTCGAGCTTGACACTTCTTGATCTTTCTGACTCCTATTTCTCAGGTCATATCCCTTCTGAAATATCCCATCTTTCTCAATTACAGTCTCTTCATCTCTCCCCGTCATTTGAAACTATTCTAAGACTCACAGCCCATGATTTGACATTGCTCCTTCAGAATTTGACTCAATTAAGAGAGCTTGATCTTACTTCCATAAACATCTCTTCCACCATTCCTCCaaatttttcttctcatttgACAACTCTGAGGATGGGAAATACAGGATTGTACGGGATAATACCTGAGAGTATTTTTCACCTTCCCAATCTGGAAACACTTGTCTTACAAAACAACAATCAGCTCACTGGTTATTTTCCGAAGACTAAATGGAACAGTAGTGCATCTCTCATCGAGTTAGACCTCAGTGGCGTGAATTTTTCTGATAATTTGCCTGAGTCTATTGGCTATCTAACTTCGGTGCATTCTTTGTCTCTTAAAAATTGCAAACTTAGAGGGCCTATTCCTGAATCTCTTTTGAATCTCACGCGCATAGAGGATTTGGACCTTCAATATAACTCCCTGAATGGAACAATACCATCAGGGATGTTCTCTCTTCCGTCACTAAGTCGTTTAGTCTTAAGCAATAACCAGTTTTCTGGTCAGTTTGAGGATTTCAATTCAAATTCACTGATCTGGATTGATTTAAGCAATAATCAGCTGCAAGGACCTCTTCCCAAGTTGATTCAAAACCATGTGAACCTAACAGGCCTTATTCTTTCTTTCAATAATTTTAGTGGCCATGTGGATGTCAGCCTCTTTGCTGACCTCAAACAGCTTTACTATCTTGATCTTTCATATAATCATATCTCGTTGACAAATGAGAACAAACATAATGTTACTTTGCCAGGATCTCTTATGAGCTTACAGTTGGCCGCATGTGAAGTGAAAGAATTGGAGTTTCTAAGATCCGCAAAGCTTCTTTGGCATTTGGATCTTTCAAATAATAGGATTCAAGGAAGAATTCCTGATTGGGCATGGTCTAACTGGATGTTTTCATTGCAACGTCTTAATTTATCCCACAACATGCTGCAAGGTGTTGATTCAATTCCTCTTCTGTCTATAGAAGCTATTGATTTACGGTCCAATTTGCTTCAAGGTTCACTACCTATTCCACCAATTTCCACAAGATTCTTCTTTATATCCCGTAATAATCTGAGTGAAGAAATTCCTTCAGATATTTGCAACTTGACATCACTGGTAATGCTTGATTTGGCAAGAAACAATTTGAAGGGAGAAATTCCGCAATGCTTGGGTTATATCAGTAGCCTCGAGGTTCTGGATATGCACCACAACATCCTTTCAGGGACTCTTCCAACGACTTTCAGAATTGGAAGTGCACTCAAAAGCTTCAACTTTCGTGGGAATAAGCTGGAGGGGAAAATCCCACAATCCTTGACCAATTGCAAGCAACTTGACGTTCTTGATTTAGGAGACAATAACCTCAATGACACATTCCCCGTGTGGTTGGGGACTCTGCCAAAGCTGAAAGTTCTAAGTTTGAGATCCAATAAATTGCATGGGTCCATTAAAACTCTACCGACTGGAAACATGTTTCCTCAGCTTAGAATATTAGATCTGTCCTCCAATGCCTTCACAAAAAGCTTACCAACGAGTCTGTTGCAACATTTGAAAGCCATGAGGACAGTTGATCAAACGATGAATGCACCGAGTGATGAAGGGAATCGATATTACCAAGACTCAGTAGCTCTCGTAACCAAGGGATTGGAGCTTGAAGTTGTAAGAATCTTGTTCCTGTACACCACTGTTGATCTTTCAAACAACAAATTTGAAGGATATATTCCAAGTATTATGGGAGATCTCATTGCACTTCGTGTGCTGAATTTATCTCATAATGGATTACAAGGTCATATACCGTCATCACTTGGAAGTCTGTCTTCAGTTGAATCATTGGACCTGTCAGGCAACCATCTTGTAGGAGAGATACCAGCACAGTTTGCTTCTCTTACTTCTCTTGAAGTCTTAAATCTCTCCTACAATCATCTCGAAGGGTGCATTCCTCAAGGAAAACAATTCCATACCTTTGAGAACAATTCATATGAAGGTAATGATAGATTACGTGGATTCCCACTTTCAGAAGGTTGTGGTAATGATTCAGAGACAAATGATACCACATCTGGACTAGACGATGAAGAAAACGACTCTGAATTTCTGAATGATTTTTGGAAAGCTGCTCTTATGGGGTATGGAAGTGGACTATGTATTGGATTATCCATAATATATATCATGTTCTCAACTGGAAATCCAAGATGGCTTGCAAGAATCATTGTAGAACTGGAACACAAAATAATGATGGGAAGGAGAAAGAAGCAGCAAAAGCAAAGAAGTgacaaaagaagaaataatagCTTAGCTTGA
- the LOC101245742 gene encoding receptor-like protein Cf-9 homolog, giving the protein MGLLVVFLIFFLYQLSFSSSIFLCPKHQSISLVKFKETFTINPYASSRCYFRGQKPYPKTNSWNMSRDCCLWDGVICDDMTGHVIELDLGCSRLVGTIDSNSSLFQLSHLQRLNLSWNEFHGSHISPEFGRFSSLTHLDLYNSNFSGQIPSEISHLSKLHSLRLYATGSLRLVAHDFKLLLQNLTQLRELDLTFINISSTIPLNFSSHFTNLRLGFTGLYGIIPESIFHLPNLETLRLNYNYKLNGHFPKTKWNSSASLMELDLSRVNFSDKLPESVGYLTSMHSLSLPNCNLRGPIPESLSNLTRIVHLYLQDNSLNGTIPSRMFSRLPSLSRLHLSNNHFSGELEDFKSNSLEEIILGGNQLQGQIPKSIQNLENLTGLDLSFNNFSGNVDISLFSNLKQLLGVSLSYNKISLINENKVNFTWPESLNVLQFAACEVKELEFLRSANQLLVLDLSHNKIQGRIPDWAWSNWMSLMTLDISHNMLTTVESIPLRTVDTIDLRSNLLQGSLPIPPNSTRYFLISQNNLTEEIPPSICNLTSLIMLDLARNNLKGAIPQCLGNISGLEVLDLHNNKLSGNIPTIFSNGSSLRSLNLHGNKLEGKIPRSLAHCKDLQVLDLGDNHLIDTFPMWLGTLPKLQVLSLRSNTLHGSIQPPRIETIFSELQIIDLSYNAFSGNLPTSLFQHLKGMRTIDSSTEAPRYRGDTYYQDSITVSTKGFMREIVRILYLYTVIDLSSNKFGGKIPSIMGDLIAVHTLNLSHNGLQGHIPQSFGDLSSVESLDLSGNQLSGEIPQQLVSLTSLSFLNLSHNHLRGCIPQGPQFHTFENSSYEGNDELRGFPVSKSCGDAGVLDTNDTVSELHDEENDSEFLSDFWKAALMGYGSGLCIGLSIMYFMISSGNPRWLARIIVEMEQKIMMGRRKNQRRKRNCRKRNM; this is encoded by the coding sequence ATGGGGCTCTTAGTTGTgttcttaattttctttctttatcagctttctttttcttcatccaTATTTCTGTGTCCCAAACATCAAAGCATTTCCCTTGTAAAATTCAAGGAAACATTTACTATAAATCCCTATGCTTCTTCTAGATGTTATTTCCGCGGTCAGAAGCCTTATCCAAAAACGAATTCATGGAACATGAGTAGAGATTGTTGTTTATGGGATGGAGTCATATGCGATGACATGACTGGCCATGTCATTGAACTTGACCTCGGTTGCAGCCGTCTTGTTGGGACAATTGATTCCAATAGCAGCCTATTCCAACTCTCTCATCTCCAAAGACTCAACCTTTCTTGGAATGAATTCCACGGTTCTCATATCTCGCCTGAATTTGGTAGGTTCTCGAGCTTGACACATCTTGATCTTTACAACTCCAATTTCTCAGGTCAAATTCCTTCTGAAATCTCTCATCTTTCCAAGTTACACTCTCTTCGTCTCTATGCTACTGGTAGTCTACGGCTCGTAGCTCACGATTTTAAATTGCTTCTTCAGAACTTGACTCAATTAAGAGAGCTTGATCTTACTTTCATAAACATCTCTTCCACCATTCCTCTGaatttttcttctcatttcACAAATCTAAGGCTGGGATTTACGGGATTGTATGGGATAATACCAGAGAGTATTTTTCACCTTCCTAATCTGGAAACACTTCGCTTAAATTACAACTATAAACTCAATGGTCATTTTCCAAAGACCAAATGGAATAGCAGTGCATCTCTCATGGAGTTAGACCTCAGTCGCGTGAATTTTTCTGATAAGTTGCCTGAGTCTGTTGGCTACCTAACTTCGATGCATTCTTTGTCTCTTCCAAATTGCAACCTTAGAGGGCCTATTCCTGAATCTCTTTCAAATCTCACTCGCATAGTGCATTTGTACCTTCAAGATAACTCCCTGAATGGAACAATACCATCAAGGATGTTCTCCCGGCTTCCATCACTAAGTCGTTTACACTTGAGTAATAACCACTTCTCTGGTGAGCTTGAGGATTTCAAGTCCAATTCACTAGAAGAGATTATTTTAGGAGGCAATCAGCTGCAAGGTCAAATTCCcaagtcaattcaaaaccttgaGAACCTAACAGGGCTTGATCTTTCCTTCAATAACTTTAGCGGCAATGTGGATATCAGCTTATTTTCAAACCTCAAACAACTTTTGGGTGTTAGTCTTTCATATAATAAGATATCATTGATCAATGAGAACAAAGTTAATTTTACATGGCCTGAATCTCTTAATGTGTTGCAATTTGCTGCATGTGAAGTGAAAGAATTGGAGTTTCTAAGATCCGCAAACCAGCTTTTGGTGTTGGATCTTTCACATAATAAGATTCAAGGAAGAATTCCTGATTGGGCATGGTCTAACTGGATGTCATTGATGACTCTTGATATATCCCACAACATGTTGACGACTGTGGAGTCAATTCCTCTTCGGACTGTAGATACTATTGATTTACGGTCCAATTTGCTTCAAGGTTCACTACCTATTCCACCGAATTCTACCAGATACTTCTTAATATCCCAAAATAATCTCACCGAAGAAATTCCTCCATCTATTTGCAATTTGACATCACTGATAATGCTAGATTTGGCTAGAAATAACTTGAAGGGAGCAATTCCGCAATGTTTGGGTAATATTAGTGGCCTCGAGGTTTTGGATCTTCACAACAACAAACTTTCTGGGAATATTCCAACAATTTTCAGCAATGGAAGTTCACTGAGAAGCCTCAACTTGCACGGAAATAAACTTGAGGGGAAAATTCCCCGATCTTTGGCTCATTGCAAAGACTTGCAGGTTCTTGATTTAGGAGATAATCATCTCATTGACACATTCCCTATGTGGTTGGGAACTCTTCCAAAGCTACAAGTTTTAAGCTTGAGATCAAATACATTGCATGGGTCCATTCAACCTCCAAGGATCGAAACTATTTTTTCCGAGCTTCAAATCATAGATCTCTCTTACAATGCCTTCTCAGGAAACTTACCTACGAGTTTGTTTCAACATCTGAAAGGCATGAGGACAATTGATTCATCAACAGAAGCACCAAGATATCGTGGAGATACATATTACCAAGATTCTATTACAGTTTCAACCAAGGGATTTATGCGTGAAATTGTGAGGATCTTGTATTTGTACACCGTTATCGATCTTTCAAGTAATAAATTTGGAGGGAAAATTCCAAGTATCATGGGGGATCTCATTGCAGTTCACACATTGAATTTATCTCATAATGGATTGCAAGGTCATATTCCACAATCATTCGGAGATTTATCTTCAGTTGAATCATTGGACCTATCAGGAAACCAGCTTTCTGGAGAGATACCACAACAACTAGTTTCTCTTACATCGCTTTCATTCTTAAATCTCTCCCACAATCATCTCCGAGGATGCATTCCTCAAGGACCTCAATTTCACACTTTTGAGAACAGTTCATATGAAGGCAATGATGAATTACGTGGATTTCCTGTTTCAAAAAGTTGTGGCGATGCTGGGGTATTAGATACAAACGATACTGTATCTGAACTACATGATGAAGAAAATGATTCTGAATTTCTGAGTGATTTTTGGAAAGCTGCTCTTATGGGCTATGGAAGTGGACTATGTATTGGATTATCCATAATGTATTTCATGATTTCAAGTGGAAACCCGAGATGGCTAGCAAGAATTATTGTAGAGATGgaacaaaaaataatgatgGGAAGGAGAAAGAATCAGCGAAGGAAAAGGAATtgcagaaaaagaaatatgtaa
- the LOC101244851 gene encoding U-box domain-containing protein 4-like isoform X2 — MTITKSIKAQMEGLGANSDSFAKLADCLRLKSNQELLIELVALEKLKENAEQAEKTEEVEYIEQIIALVSHMHDCFITMKQSQTCRPVTIPPDFCCPLSLELMTDPVIVATGQTYERAFIREWIDLGLTVCPKTRQMLGHTTLIPNYTVKALIANWCESNNVKLPDPTKSLSLNQASSLLAHAYSGMPRDTQGIPLLRGNHSSSPDSSRSLSSPRKICSSSMTQREGLSPSHPHSSLDDSLPRVASNMLALDVVRISIKTSEERMAHSGEINSHGHCMLAANKHSLVGHNRTTSAPSTLSNSNFSPTIPGDGNEVFSMSAAAATDACDVSESQPAAPLSVLQGEPEFPSMPETRVRNQSIWLRPSERFPRIVSSATVERRADLLELEEQVRKLVQDLSSNSIDVQRDATAELRLLAKHNMDNRIVMANCGSINLLVNLLHSEDMNVQENAVTTLLNLSINDNNKCLIANADAIEPLIHVLHTGSGEAKENSAATLFSLSVIEDNKMKIGRSGAIKPLVDLLGNGSPRGKKDAATALFNLSILHENKGRIVQAGAVKFLVELMDPAAGMVDKAVAVLSNLATIHEGRAAIGQEGGIPLLVEVVELGSARGRENAAAALLQLCTNSSRFCNMVLQEGAVPPLVALSQSGTARAREKAQGLLSYFRNQRHGNAGRG, encoded by the exons ATGACTATCACAAAGTCTATTAAGGCTCAAATGGAAGGCTTGGGAGCAAACTCAGACAGCTTTGCAAAACTTGCGGATTGCCTAAGATTGAAGTCAAACCAAGAGCTTTTGATTGAGCTTGTGGCCCTTGAAAAATTGAAGGAGAATGCTGAACAAGCTGAAAAGACTGAGGAAGTTGAATATATTGAGCAAATTATAGCTCTTGTTTCCCATATGCATGACTGCTTCATCACAATGAAACAGTCTCAGACCTGCAGGCCTGTGACGATACCTCCTGATTTTTGTTGCCCCCTCTCACTCGAGTTGATGACCGACCCTGTAATTGTTGCTACTGGACAAACTTATGAGCGAGCTTTTATAAGGGAATGGATTGATCTCGGTCTTACTGTGTGTCCTAAGACAAGGCAAATGCTGGGGCACACAACTCTCATTCCTAATTACACCGTTAAGGCACTTATTGCAAATTGGTGTGAGTCAAACAATGTAAAGCTTCCTGATCCAACAAAATCTCTGAGCTTGAATCAGGCATCTTCACTTCTAGCACATGCGTATTCTGGCATGCCCAGGGATACCCAGGGTATTCCCCTTCTGAGGGGCAATCACTCTTCATCACCTGATTCTTCTCGCTCTTTAAGCTCTCCGAGGAAGATTTGTTCATCAAGTATGACCCAAAGAGAAGGATTATCTCCATCTCATCCCCATTCCTCTTTGGATGATTCTTTACCTAGAGTTGCTAGTAATATGCTTGCTCTGGATGTTGTAAGGATATCTATTAAGACTTCTGAAGAACGGATGGCCCACTCTGGAGAGATAAACTCACATGGTCATTGTATGTTAGCAGCCAATAAACACTCCCTTGTAGGTCATAATCGAACCACCTCGGCACCCAGCACACTATCTAATTCAAACTTTTCACCGACAATTCCTGGTGATGGAAATGAAGTGTTCTCAATGTCAGCAGCAGCTGCGACTGATGCGTGTGATGTATCAGAATCCCAACCTGCTGCTCCATTGTCTGTTCTACAAGGGGAGCCGGAATTCCCATCCATGCCAGAGACAAGAGTTCGAAATCAATCCATCTGGCTTAGACCTTCTGAGAGATTTCCTAGAATAGTTTCTTCTGCTACGGTTGAAAGAAGGGCTGATCTTTTGGAACTTGAGGAGCAAGTTAGGAAGCTGGTTCAGGATTTGAGTAGCAATTCCATTGATGTGCAAAGAGATGCCACAGCTGAACTCCGGTTACTTGCCAAGCACAATATGGATAATCGTATTGTAATGGCAAATTGTGGTTCCATCAACTTGTTGGTCAACTTACTTCATTCAGAAGATATGAATGTACAGGAAAATGCTGTTACCACACTTCTCAACTTATCAATTAATGACAACAACAAGTGTTTGATTGCAAATGCTGATGCAATTGAACCTCTGATTCATGTCCTACACACAGGGAGTGGTGAGGCTAAAGAAAACTCGGCTGCTACACTTTTTAGCCTTTCTGTTATTGAGGATAACAAGATGAAGATTGGGAGGTCTGGTGCTATCAAGCCTCTTGTGGATTTATTGGGAAATGGAAGTCCTAGGGGCAAGAAAGACGCAGCGACAGCTTTGTTTAATTTGTCAATACTTCATGAAAACAAGGGTCGCATTGTGCAGGCTGGTGCTGTTAAGTTCCTTGTAGAGTTGATGGACCCTGCTGCTGGGATGGTTGACAAGGCTGTTGCTGTTTTATCAAATCTCGCAACCATTCATGAGGGAAGAGCAGCAATTGGTCAGGAAGGAGGGATACCTCTTCTGGTTGAGGTTGTTGAGCTCGGTTCTGCAAGAGGTAGGGAGAACGCGGCAGCAGCTCTGCTGCAATTATGCACTAACAGTAGCAGGTTCTGCAACATGGTTCTCCAGGAAGGAGCTGTACCTCCGTTAGTAGCATTGTCACAGTCTGGCACCGCAAGAGCCAGAGAAAAG GCTCAGGGACTTCTTAGCTACTTCAGAAACCAACGGCATGGTAATGCAGGGAGGGGCTGA
- the LOC101244851 gene encoding U-box domain-containing protein 4-like isoform X1 has translation MEISLLKVLLSSISQFFHLSSSENITDILVQRYYCKAEDLLKILKPILEAIVDVEAASSEMLQKAFAGLAQSVDELRELCETWQPLGSNVYFVLQVEPLIVKTRTCSLEFLELLKTSHECLPADTTLTSLEHCILKIKYVDYELISMTITKSIKAQMEGLGANSDSFAKLADCLRLKSNQELLIELVALEKLKENAEQAEKTEEVEYIEQIIALVSHMHDCFITMKQSQTCRPVTIPPDFCCPLSLELMTDPVIVATGQTYERAFIREWIDLGLTVCPKTRQMLGHTTLIPNYTVKALIANWCESNNVKLPDPTKSLSLNQASSLLAHAYSGMPRDTQGIPLLRGNHSSSPDSSRSLSSPRKICSSSMTQREGLSPSHPHSSLDDSLPRVASNMLALDVVRISIKTSEERMAHSGEINSHGHCMLAANKHSLVGHNRTTSAPSTLSNSNFSPTIPGDGNEVFSMSAAAATDACDVSESQPAAPLSVLQGEPEFPSMPETRVRNQSIWLRPSERFPRIVSSATVERRADLLELEEQVRKLVQDLSSNSIDVQRDATAELRLLAKHNMDNRIVMANCGSINLLVNLLHSEDMNVQENAVTTLLNLSINDNNKCLIANADAIEPLIHVLHTGSGEAKENSAATLFSLSVIEDNKMKIGRSGAIKPLVDLLGNGSPRGKKDAATALFNLSILHENKGRIVQAGAVKFLVELMDPAAGMVDKAVAVLSNLATIHEGRAAIGQEGGIPLLVEVVELGSARGRENAAAALLQLCTNSSRFCNMVLQEGAVPPLVALSQSGTARAREKAQGLLSYFRNQRHGNAGRG, from the exons ATGGAGATATCGTTGTTAAAAGTTCTTCTCAGCAGCATCTCCCAATTTTTCCATTTATCATCTAGTGAAAACATAACTGATATTCTAGTTCAGAGGTATTATTGCAAGGCTGAGGATCTATTGAAGATTTTAAAGCCGATTCTTGAGGCCATTGTCGATGTTGAAGCAGCTTCCAGTGAGATGCTTCAGAAAGCATTTGCTGGACTAGCTCAATCTGTTGATGAACTGAGGGAGCTGTGTGAAACCTGGCAACCGTTGGGTAGTAACGTATATTTT GTCCTGCAAGTTGAACCTCTTATAGTAAAAACTCGAACATGTAGTCTTGAATTTCTGGAGCTACTCAAAACTTCTCATGAATGCCTTCCTGCTGATACAACTTTGACATCTCTTGAG CACTGTATACTTAAAATTAAGTATGTGGATTATGAACTGATATCCATGACTATCACAAAGTCTATTAAGGCTCAAATGGAAGGCTTGGGAGCAAACTCAGACAGCTTTGCAAAACTTGCGGATTGCCTAAGATTGAAGTCAAACCAAGAGCTTTTGATTGAGCTTGTGGCCCTTGAAAAATTGAAGGAGAATGCTGAACAAGCTGAAAAGACTGAGGAAGTTGAATATATTGAGCAAATTATAGCTCTTGTTTCCCATATGCATGACTGCTTCATCACAATGAAACAGTCTCAGACCTGCAGGCCTGTGACGATACCTCCTGATTTTTGTTGCCCCCTCTCACTCGAGTTGATGACCGACCCTGTAATTGTTGCTACTGGACAAACTTATGAGCGAGCTTTTATAAGGGAATGGATTGATCTCGGTCTTACTGTGTGTCCTAAGACAAGGCAAATGCTGGGGCACACAACTCTCATTCCTAATTACACCGTTAAGGCACTTATTGCAAATTGGTGTGAGTCAAACAATGTAAAGCTTCCTGATCCAACAAAATCTCTGAGCTTGAATCAGGCATCTTCACTTCTAGCACATGCGTATTCTGGCATGCCCAGGGATACCCAGGGTATTCCCCTTCTGAGGGGCAATCACTCTTCATCACCTGATTCTTCTCGCTCTTTAAGCTCTCCGAGGAAGATTTGTTCATCAAGTATGACCCAAAGAGAAGGATTATCTCCATCTCATCCCCATTCCTCTTTGGATGATTCTTTACCTAGAGTTGCTAGTAATATGCTTGCTCTGGATGTTGTAAGGATATCTATTAAGACTTCTGAAGAACGGATGGCCCACTCTGGAGAGATAAACTCACATGGTCATTGTATGTTAGCAGCCAATAAACACTCCCTTGTAGGTCATAATCGAACCACCTCGGCACCCAGCACACTATCTAATTCAAACTTTTCACCGACAATTCCTGGTGATGGAAATGAAGTGTTCTCAATGTCAGCAGCAGCTGCGACTGATGCGTGTGATGTATCAGAATCCCAACCTGCTGCTCCATTGTCTGTTCTACAAGGGGAGCCGGAATTCCCATCCATGCCAGAGACAAGAGTTCGAAATCAATCCATCTGGCTTAGACCTTCTGAGAGATTTCCTAGAATAGTTTCTTCTGCTACGGTTGAAAGAAGGGCTGATCTTTTGGAACTTGAGGAGCAAGTTAGGAAGCTGGTTCAGGATTTGAGTAGCAATTCCATTGATGTGCAAAGAGATGCCACAGCTGAACTCCGGTTACTTGCCAAGCACAATATGGATAATCGTATTGTAATGGCAAATTGTGGTTCCATCAACTTGTTGGTCAACTTACTTCATTCAGAAGATATGAATGTACAGGAAAATGCTGTTACCACACTTCTCAACTTATCAATTAATGACAACAACAAGTGTTTGATTGCAAATGCTGATGCAATTGAACCTCTGATTCATGTCCTACACACAGGGAGTGGTGAGGCTAAAGAAAACTCGGCTGCTACACTTTTTAGCCTTTCTGTTATTGAGGATAACAAGATGAAGATTGGGAGGTCTGGTGCTATCAAGCCTCTTGTGGATTTATTGGGAAATGGAAGTCCTAGGGGCAAGAAAGACGCAGCGACAGCTTTGTTTAATTTGTCAATACTTCATGAAAACAAGGGTCGCATTGTGCAGGCTGGTGCTGTTAAGTTCCTTGTAGAGTTGATGGACCCTGCTGCTGGGATGGTTGACAAGGCTGTTGCTGTTTTATCAAATCTCGCAACCATTCATGAGGGAAGAGCAGCAATTGGTCAGGAAGGAGGGATACCTCTTCTGGTTGAGGTTGTTGAGCTCGGTTCTGCAAGAGGTAGGGAGAACGCGGCAGCAGCTCTGCTGCAATTATGCACTAACAGTAGCAGGTTCTGCAACATGGTTCTCCAGGAAGGAGCTGTACCTCCGTTAGTAGCATTGTCACAGTCTGGCACCGCAAGAGCCAGAGAAAAG GCTCAGGGACTTCTTAGCTACTTCAGAAACCAACGGCATGGTAATGCAGGGAGGGGCTGA